The sequence below is a genomic window from Nostoc flagelliforme CCNUN1.
GACGCGGGCATTGTGGGGGAAGGCTGCGGTGGCGATGGCTTCCGTGGCGGCGAAGTCCGCGGATCGTTCGTGGCGGACGGTGATGGTGAATTTTGGTGTCATACAAACGAGCGAAACGGCATCGCTAACGTGTTCATACAATCAGGCGCAAACATCTTGCGTCACGCGAAGCGGTCTAACGCCTGCCTCAGCCGTGCCCGCTGACGGGCGTCGGCTGCACGCAATGGTTGGGCTATCTATCAGACTGAAAATGCCTTACCGTCAGTTTGACCTTTTGGTGTTGTTCCATGCGCGGCCCGATCAATCCGGGGCCAGACCTCGTTCGCCATCAGCTCCATAGAGCGCCGGGCGAGCGCTGGATCGGTCCAGTCGTGGCCCGTGTAGAGCAGTGTGCCGAACGCGCCGACCTCGTTGCGGAATGCAAGAATCTGGTCCGCGACGCTCTGGGGGGTTCCCGCGATTACGAGACGCTCGATGCACCGCTTCGTAGAGAGCTCGGAATCCGGCTGGTCGGGAAAGTCGCGCATGACGTCCAGCGCGCCGGCCTTCGCGAGCTTGGTTCTCATGACGTGGAAGTAGAAGTCGTGCGCGCCGCCCTCGCGATGCACGTAGCGATGTGCCGTGGCCTCGTCATCGGCCACGAATACGCTGCGCGCCACGCGCCACCCGGAAGCATCGGCACAGAGGCCCGCCGATCGCCGGCCTTCCAGGTAGTTCTTAATGTGGGCCCGGACGACGTACGCACCCACGTAGGTCGCCGAGATTCCGGACCAGCCGCGCGCTCCCGCGGCGTGCGGTCCCTGAGCGCCCGGTTGGATCGAGGTGATGGCAATGGGCGGATGAGGCTCTTGTAGCGGTCGGACAGCGACACCCACTCCGATGTTCCGATCGAGCCAGCGCTCCGTGGTGGTCCGGTAGAACTTGCCTTCGATCCGGTACGGCGGCTCTTCGCTCCAGATCCGGCATATATGCTCGAGCGCCTCTTGGGTCTTGCGATTTCGGTCCGAGCCCAAATCTCCGATGGCTTCTGCGTCACCGGGAACGCCGGGTCCGACTCCCAGGATCAATCGACCCTGCACCAGGTGATCCACCATCGCGACCTGCGCCGCCACCATCGCCGGGTGGTAGTTGGCGAGTGGAAGCACGCCAGTACCGAAGGTGATCGACGGGCACGCATCGGCGAGATTTGCAATGAAAGCGAGGCTCGAGGTGATCGTCTCGGCCGAGTCGACGAGATGCTCGCCGATGAAGGCCTCGCGGTAGCCGAGCCGGTCGGCGAGCACGACCGCTTCGCGATCCTCGCGGAGAACGTCCCCATAGGAACGGGACGGCGGGTGGACGGGCTGGATGAAGAATCCGAGCTTCAGGGAGTTCTGCATTGAGTCTTTATAGTCGTTCATTCGTTCCGTGCCGCCCAACTATTTATGCTCTTGATAAAA
It includes:
- a CDS encoding LLM class flavin-dependent oxidoreductase, whose translation is MNDYKDSMQNSLKLGFFIQPVHPPSRSYGDVLREDREAVVLADRLGYREAFIGEHLVDSAETITSSLAFIANLADACPSITFGTGVLPLANYHPAMVAAQVAMVDHLVQGRLILGVGPGVPGDAEAIGDLGSDRNRKTQEALEHICRIWSEEPPYRIEGKFYRTTTERWLDRNIGVGVAVRPLQEPHPPIAITSIQPGAQGPHAAGARGWSGISATYVGAYVVRAHIKNYLEGRRSAGLCADASGWRVARSVFVADDEATAHRYVHREGGAHDFYFHVMRTKLAKAGALDVMRDFPDQPDSELSTKRCIERLVIAGTPQSVADQILAFRNEVGAFGTLLYTGHDWTDPALARRSMELMANEVWPRIDRAAHGTTPKGQTDGKAFSV